A single region of the Globicephala melas chromosome 12, mGloMel1.2, whole genome shotgun sequence genome encodes:
- the TPO gene encoding thyroid peroxidase isoform X2, which yields MGARAVLGTTLAVACAGAVFSFILRHKDLFWGETEEGRVRGIVEASKLLVDEAVYSTMRRNLHKREIISPSQLLSFSKLPEPTSRAASRAADIMEVSVQEAMRRAHLGSAPSGPPTDVLSEDLLKTIANLSGCQPYMLAPRCPNTCLANKYRLITGACNNRDHPRWGAANTALARWLPPAYEDGISEPRGWNPHFLYNGFPLPPVREVSRQVIHVSNEAVTEDAQYSDLLMAWGQYTDHDLAFTPQSASHAAFGGGADCQRTCENRSPCFPIQLQANASPAAGVTCLPFYRSSPTCGSGTQGAFFGNVSWANPRQQMNGLTSFLDASTVYGSSPASEQRLRNWTSAEGLLLVNARYRDAGRAFLPFAPPPAPPACASRPGAPGARAPCFLAGDGRASEVPALAALHTLWLREHNRLAAALKALNAHWSADTAYQEARKVVGALHQIITLRDYVPKILGPEAFGQHVGPYRGYDPAVDPTVSNVFSTAAFRFGHATVHPLVRRLDARFQERLGLLPLRDAFFRPWRLLEEGGVDPIMRGLLATPAKLQVQDQLMNEELTERLFVLSDSGTLDLASINLQRGRDHGLPGYNEWREFCGLSRLETRADLRAATSHGSVADKILDLYGHPANVDVWLGGLAERVLPGARTGPLFACIIGKQMRNLRDGDRFWWENQAVFTEAQRQELGRHSLSRVICDNTGLSRVPRDAFRVGTWPQEFESCDSIPGMNLGAWREAPPPEDACGFPDKVEDGDFLLCEESGRRVLVFSCRHGFQLHGPEQVACTRRGWDSRPPVCKDSGRLPRASMVSIVLGAVLVCGLAGLTWMVVCRW from the exons GAGAGACGGAGGAGGGTCGAGTCAGGGGCATTGTGGAGGCGAGCAAGCTGCTGGTGGACGAGGCCGTCTACTCCACGATGAGAAG AAACCTCCACAAGAGAGAAATCATTTCTCCGTCACAGCTTCTGTCTTTTTCCAAACTCCCTGAGCCCACCAGCCGCGCGGCGTCCCGGGCGGCGGACATCATGGAGGTGTCGGTGCAGGAGGCAATGAGGAGGGCTCACCTAGGGTCTGCACCGTCTGGGCCGCCCACAG ATGTTTTATCAGAAGATCTACTGAAAACGATTGCAAACCTGTCCGGATGCCAGCCCTACATGCTTGCCCCCAGATGTCCAAACACCTGCCTGGCAAACAAGTACAGGCTCATCACGGGCGCCTGCAACAACAG AGACCACCCTAGGTGGGGAGCCGCCAACACAGCCCTGGCCAGGTGGCTGCCCCCCGCCTACGAAGACGGCATCAGCGAACCCAGAGGCTGGAACCCACACTTCCTGTACAACGGGTTCCCCCTGCCCCCG GTCCGGGAGGTGAGCAGGCAGGTCATCCACGTTTCCAACGAGGCTGTGACGGAGGACGCCCAGTACTCTGACCTCCTGATGGCGTGGGGACAGTACACTGACCACGACCTGGCCTTCACGCCACAGAGCGCCAGCCACGCTGCCTTCGGGGGCGGGGCCGACTGCCAGCGGACCTGTGAGAACCGAAGCCCGTGTTTTCCCATACAG CTCCAGGCCAACGCCTCGCCGGCCGCGGGCGTCACCTGTCTGCCCTTTTACCGCTCGTCACCCACCTGCGGCTCCGGGACCCAAGGCGCCTTCTTCGGCAACGTGTCCTGGGCGAACCCGCGCCAGCAGATGAACGGGCTGACCTCGTTCCTGGACGCGTCCACTGTGTACGGCAGCTCCCCGGCCTCCGAGCAGCGGCTGCGGAACTGGACCAGCGCCGAGGGGCTGCTGCTCGTCAACGCGCGCTACCGGGACGCCGGCCGCGCCTTCCTGCCCTTcgcgccgccgcccgcgcccccgGCCTGCGCGTCCCGGCCCGGCGCCCCCGGGGCCCGCGCGCCCTGCTTCCTGGCCGGGGACGGCCGCGCCAGCGAGGTCCCCGCCCTGGCGGCCCTGCACACGCTGTGGCTGCGCGAGCACAACCGCCTGGCCGCCGCGCTCAAGGCCCTCAATGCGCACTGGAGCGCGGACACGGCCTACCAGGAGGCGCGCAAGGTGGTGGGCGCCCTGCACCAG ATCATCACCCTGCGGGATTACGTCCCCAAAATCCTGGGCCCTGAGGCCTTCGGGCAGCACGTGGGCCCCTACAGGGGATACGACCCCGCCGTGGACCCTACGGTGTCCAACGTGTTCTCCACGGCCGCCTTCCGCTTTGGACACGCCACAGTGCACCCGCTGGTGCGGCGGCTGGACGCCCGCTTCCAGGAGCGCCTGGGGCTCCTGCCGCTGCGGGATGCCTTCTTCCGGCCCTGGCGGCTCCTTGAGGAAG GTGGTGTGGACCCCATCATGAGGGGCCTGCTGGCGACACCAGCCAAGCTGCAGGTGCAAGACCAGCTGATGAACGAGGAGCTGACAGAGAGGCTCTTTGTGCTGTCGGACTCGGGGACCCTGGACCTGGCATCCATCAACCTGCAGAGGGGCCGGGACCACGGCCTGCCAG GTTACAATGAGTGGCGGGAATTCTGCGGCTTGTCCAGGCTGGAGACCCGGGCCGACCTGAGAGCCGCCACCAGCCACGGGAGCGTGGCCGACAAGATCCTGGACCTGTACGGGCACCCGGCTAACGTGGACGTGTGGCTCGGGGGCTTAGCCGAGAGAGTCCTCCCCGGGGCGCGGACCGGCCCGCTGTTTGCCTGCATCATCGGAAAGCAAATGAGGAACCTGAGGGACGGGGACCG GTTCTGGTGGGAGAACCAGGCGGTGTTCACGGAAgcccagaggcaggagctgggCCGGCACTCTCTGTCCCGCGTCATCTGCGACAACACCGGCCTCTCCCGCGTGCCACGCGATGCCTTCCGGGTCGGGACGTGGCCCCAGGAGTTCGAGTCGTGCGACAGCATCCCGGGGATGAACCTGGGCGCGTGGAGGGAGGCCCCGCCTCCAG AGGATGCCTGTGGCTTCCCGGACAAAGTGGAGGACGGGGACTTCCTGCTGTGTGAGGAGTCCGGAAGGCGTGTGCTGGTGTTTTCCTGTCGCCATGGATTCCAGCTCCACGGGCCGGAGCAAGTTGCCTGCACCCGCCGAGGATGGGATTCCCGGCCTCCGGTCTGTAAAG ACTCCGGGAGGCTCCCGCGGGCGTCCATGGTCTCCATCGTGCTGGGCGCCGTGCTCGTCTGTGGCCTGGCAGGCCTCACCTGGATGGTGGTTTGCAGGTGGTAA
- the TPO gene encoding thyroid peroxidase isoform X3 yields the protein MGARAVLGTTLAVACAGAVFSFILRHKDLFWGETEEGRVRGIVEASKLLVDEAVYSTMRRNLHKREIISPSQLLSFSKLPEPTSRAASRAADIMEVSVQEAMRRAHLGSAPSGPPTDVLSEDLLKTIANLSGCQPYMLAPRCPNTCLANKYRLITGACNNRDHPRWGAANTALARWLPPAYEDGISEPRGWNPHFLYNGFPLPPVREVSRQVIHVSNEAVTEDAQYSDLLMAWGQYTDHDLAFTPQSASHAAFGGGADCQRTCENRSPCFPIQLQANASPAAGVTCLPFYRSSPTCGSGTQGAFFGNVSWANPRQQMNGLTSFLDASTVYGSSPASEQRLRNWTSAEGLLLVNARYRDAGRAFLPFAPPPAPPACASRPGAPGARAPCFLAGDGRASEVPALAALHTLWLREHNRLAAALKALNAHWSADTAYQEARKVVGALHQIITLRDYVPKILGPEAFGQHVGPYRGYDPAVDPTVSNVFSTAAFRFGHATVHPLVRRLDARFQERLGLLPLRDAFFRPWRLLEEGYNEWREFCGLSRLETRADLRAATSHGSVADKILDLYGHPANVDVWLGGLAERVLPGARTGPLFACIIGKQMRNLRDGDRFWWENQAVFTEAQRQELGRHSLSRVICDNTGLSRVPRDAFRVGTWPQEFESCDSIPGMNLGAWREAPPPEDACGFPDKVEDGDFLLCEESGRRVLVFSCRHGFQLHGPEQVACTRRGWDSRPPVCKDINECEDVMEPPCHASARCKNTKGGFQCECTDPYVLGEDGRTCVDSGRLPRASMVSIVLGAVLVCGLAGLTWMVVCRW from the exons GAGAGACGGAGGAGGGTCGAGTCAGGGGCATTGTGGAGGCGAGCAAGCTGCTGGTGGACGAGGCCGTCTACTCCACGATGAGAAG AAACCTCCACAAGAGAGAAATCATTTCTCCGTCACAGCTTCTGTCTTTTTCCAAACTCCCTGAGCCCACCAGCCGCGCGGCGTCCCGGGCGGCGGACATCATGGAGGTGTCGGTGCAGGAGGCAATGAGGAGGGCTCACCTAGGGTCTGCACCGTCTGGGCCGCCCACAG ATGTTTTATCAGAAGATCTACTGAAAACGATTGCAAACCTGTCCGGATGCCAGCCCTACATGCTTGCCCCCAGATGTCCAAACACCTGCCTGGCAAACAAGTACAGGCTCATCACGGGCGCCTGCAACAACAG AGACCACCCTAGGTGGGGAGCCGCCAACACAGCCCTGGCCAGGTGGCTGCCCCCCGCCTACGAAGACGGCATCAGCGAACCCAGAGGCTGGAACCCACACTTCCTGTACAACGGGTTCCCCCTGCCCCCG GTCCGGGAGGTGAGCAGGCAGGTCATCCACGTTTCCAACGAGGCTGTGACGGAGGACGCCCAGTACTCTGACCTCCTGATGGCGTGGGGACAGTACACTGACCACGACCTGGCCTTCACGCCACAGAGCGCCAGCCACGCTGCCTTCGGGGGCGGGGCCGACTGCCAGCGGACCTGTGAGAACCGAAGCCCGTGTTTTCCCATACAG CTCCAGGCCAACGCCTCGCCGGCCGCGGGCGTCACCTGTCTGCCCTTTTACCGCTCGTCACCCACCTGCGGCTCCGGGACCCAAGGCGCCTTCTTCGGCAACGTGTCCTGGGCGAACCCGCGCCAGCAGATGAACGGGCTGACCTCGTTCCTGGACGCGTCCACTGTGTACGGCAGCTCCCCGGCCTCCGAGCAGCGGCTGCGGAACTGGACCAGCGCCGAGGGGCTGCTGCTCGTCAACGCGCGCTACCGGGACGCCGGCCGCGCCTTCCTGCCCTTcgcgccgccgcccgcgcccccgGCCTGCGCGTCCCGGCCCGGCGCCCCCGGGGCCCGCGCGCCCTGCTTCCTGGCCGGGGACGGCCGCGCCAGCGAGGTCCCCGCCCTGGCGGCCCTGCACACGCTGTGGCTGCGCGAGCACAACCGCCTGGCCGCCGCGCTCAAGGCCCTCAATGCGCACTGGAGCGCGGACACGGCCTACCAGGAGGCGCGCAAGGTGGTGGGCGCCCTGCACCAG ATCATCACCCTGCGGGATTACGTCCCCAAAATCCTGGGCCCTGAGGCCTTCGGGCAGCACGTGGGCCCCTACAGGGGATACGACCCCGCCGTGGACCCTACGGTGTCCAACGTGTTCTCCACGGCCGCCTTCCGCTTTGGACACGCCACAGTGCACCCGCTGGTGCGGCGGCTGGACGCCCGCTTCCAGGAGCGCCTGGGGCTCCTGCCGCTGCGGGATGCCTTCTTCCGGCCCTGGCGGCTCCTTGAGGAAG GTTACAATGAGTGGCGGGAATTCTGCGGCTTGTCCAGGCTGGAGACCCGGGCCGACCTGAGAGCCGCCACCAGCCACGGGAGCGTGGCCGACAAGATCCTGGACCTGTACGGGCACCCGGCTAACGTGGACGTGTGGCTCGGGGGCTTAGCCGAGAGAGTCCTCCCCGGGGCGCGGACCGGCCCGCTGTTTGCCTGCATCATCGGAAAGCAAATGAGGAACCTGAGGGACGGGGACCG GTTCTGGTGGGAGAACCAGGCGGTGTTCACGGAAgcccagaggcaggagctgggCCGGCACTCTCTGTCCCGCGTCATCTGCGACAACACCGGCCTCTCCCGCGTGCCACGCGATGCCTTCCGGGTCGGGACGTGGCCCCAGGAGTTCGAGTCGTGCGACAGCATCCCGGGGATGAACCTGGGCGCGTGGAGGGAGGCCCCGCCTCCAG AGGATGCCTGTGGCTTCCCGGACAAAGTGGAGGACGGGGACTTCCTGCTGTGTGAGGAGTCCGGAAGGCGTGTGCTGGTGTTTTCCTGTCGCCATGGATTCCAGCTCCACGGGCCGGAGCAAGTTGCCTGCACCCGCCGAGGATGGGATTCCCGGCCTCCGGTCTGTAAAG ACATCAACGAGTGTGAAGACGTGATGGAACCCCCGTGCCACGCGTCTGCCCGGTGCAAGAACACCAAGGGCGGCTTCCAGTGCGAGTGCACCGACCCCTACGTGCTCGGCGAGGACGGCAGGACCTGCGTGG ACTCCGGGAGGCTCCCGCGGGCGTCCATGGTCTCCATCGTGCTGGGCGCCGTGCTCGTCTGTGGCCTGGCAGGCCTCACCTGGATGGTGGTTTGCAGGTGGTAA
- the TPO gene encoding thyroid peroxidase isoform X1, with the protein MGARAVLGTTLAVACAGAVFSFILRHKDLFWGETEEGRVRGIVEASKLLVDEAVYSTMRRNLHKREIISPSQLLSFSKLPEPTSRAASRAADIMEVSVQEAMRRAHLGSAPSGPPTDVLSEDLLKTIANLSGCQPYMLAPRCPNTCLANKYRLITGACNNRDHPRWGAANTALARWLPPAYEDGISEPRGWNPHFLYNGFPLPPVREVSRQVIHVSNEAVTEDAQYSDLLMAWGQYTDHDLAFTPQSASHAAFGGGADCQRTCENRSPCFPIQLQANASPAAGVTCLPFYRSSPTCGSGTQGAFFGNVSWANPRQQMNGLTSFLDASTVYGSSPASEQRLRNWTSAEGLLLVNARYRDAGRAFLPFAPPPAPPACASRPGAPGARAPCFLAGDGRASEVPALAALHTLWLREHNRLAAALKALNAHWSADTAYQEARKVVGALHQIITLRDYVPKILGPEAFGQHVGPYRGYDPAVDPTVSNVFSTAAFRFGHATVHPLVRRLDARFQERLGLLPLRDAFFRPWRLLEEGGVDPIMRGLLATPAKLQVQDQLMNEELTERLFVLSDSGTLDLASINLQRGRDHGLPGYNEWREFCGLSRLETRADLRAATSHGSVADKILDLYGHPANVDVWLGGLAERVLPGARTGPLFACIIGKQMRNLRDGDRFWWENQAVFTEAQRQELGRHSLSRVICDNTGLSRVPRDAFRVGTWPQEFESCDSIPGMNLGAWREAPPPEDACGFPDKVEDGDFLLCEESGRRVLVFSCRHGFQLHGPEQVACTRRGWDSRPPVCKDINECEDVMEPPCHASARCKNTKGGFQCECTDPYVLGEDGRTCVDSGRLPRASMVSIVLGAVLVCGLAGLTWMVVCRW; encoded by the exons GAGAGACGGAGGAGGGTCGAGTCAGGGGCATTGTGGAGGCGAGCAAGCTGCTGGTGGACGAGGCCGTCTACTCCACGATGAGAAG AAACCTCCACAAGAGAGAAATCATTTCTCCGTCACAGCTTCTGTCTTTTTCCAAACTCCCTGAGCCCACCAGCCGCGCGGCGTCCCGGGCGGCGGACATCATGGAGGTGTCGGTGCAGGAGGCAATGAGGAGGGCTCACCTAGGGTCTGCACCGTCTGGGCCGCCCACAG ATGTTTTATCAGAAGATCTACTGAAAACGATTGCAAACCTGTCCGGATGCCAGCCCTACATGCTTGCCCCCAGATGTCCAAACACCTGCCTGGCAAACAAGTACAGGCTCATCACGGGCGCCTGCAACAACAG AGACCACCCTAGGTGGGGAGCCGCCAACACAGCCCTGGCCAGGTGGCTGCCCCCCGCCTACGAAGACGGCATCAGCGAACCCAGAGGCTGGAACCCACACTTCCTGTACAACGGGTTCCCCCTGCCCCCG GTCCGGGAGGTGAGCAGGCAGGTCATCCACGTTTCCAACGAGGCTGTGACGGAGGACGCCCAGTACTCTGACCTCCTGATGGCGTGGGGACAGTACACTGACCACGACCTGGCCTTCACGCCACAGAGCGCCAGCCACGCTGCCTTCGGGGGCGGGGCCGACTGCCAGCGGACCTGTGAGAACCGAAGCCCGTGTTTTCCCATACAG CTCCAGGCCAACGCCTCGCCGGCCGCGGGCGTCACCTGTCTGCCCTTTTACCGCTCGTCACCCACCTGCGGCTCCGGGACCCAAGGCGCCTTCTTCGGCAACGTGTCCTGGGCGAACCCGCGCCAGCAGATGAACGGGCTGACCTCGTTCCTGGACGCGTCCACTGTGTACGGCAGCTCCCCGGCCTCCGAGCAGCGGCTGCGGAACTGGACCAGCGCCGAGGGGCTGCTGCTCGTCAACGCGCGCTACCGGGACGCCGGCCGCGCCTTCCTGCCCTTcgcgccgccgcccgcgcccccgGCCTGCGCGTCCCGGCCCGGCGCCCCCGGGGCCCGCGCGCCCTGCTTCCTGGCCGGGGACGGCCGCGCCAGCGAGGTCCCCGCCCTGGCGGCCCTGCACACGCTGTGGCTGCGCGAGCACAACCGCCTGGCCGCCGCGCTCAAGGCCCTCAATGCGCACTGGAGCGCGGACACGGCCTACCAGGAGGCGCGCAAGGTGGTGGGCGCCCTGCACCAG ATCATCACCCTGCGGGATTACGTCCCCAAAATCCTGGGCCCTGAGGCCTTCGGGCAGCACGTGGGCCCCTACAGGGGATACGACCCCGCCGTGGACCCTACGGTGTCCAACGTGTTCTCCACGGCCGCCTTCCGCTTTGGACACGCCACAGTGCACCCGCTGGTGCGGCGGCTGGACGCCCGCTTCCAGGAGCGCCTGGGGCTCCTGCCGCTGCGGGATGCCTTCTTCCGGCCCTGGCGGCTCCTTGAGGAAG GTGGTGTGGACCCCATCATGAGGGGCCTGCTGGCGACACCAGCCAAGCTGCAGGTGCAAGACCAGCTGATGAACGAGGAGCTGACAGAGAGGCTCTTTGTGCTGTCGGACTCGGGGACCCTGGACCTGGCATCCATCAACCTGCAGAGGGGCCGGGACCACGGCCTGCCAG GTTACAATGAGTGGCGGGAATTCTGCGGCTTGTCCAGGCTGGAGACCCGGGCCGACCTGAGAGCCGCCACCAGCCACGGGAGCGTGGCCGACAAGATCCTGGACCTGTACGGGCACCCGGCTAACGTGGACGTGTGGCTCGGGGGCTTAGCCGAGAGAGTCCTCCCCGGGGCGCGGACCGGCCCGCTGTTTGCCTGCATCATCGGAAAGCAAATGAGGAACCTGAGGGACGGGGACCG GTTCTGGTGGGAGAACCAGGCGGTGTTCACGGAAgcccagaggcaggagctgggCCGGCACTCTCTGTCCCGCGTCATCTGCGACAACACCGGCCTCTCCCGCGTGCCACGCGATGCCTTCCGGGTCGGGACGTGGCCCCAGGAGTTCGAGTCGTGCGACAGCATCCCGGGGATGAACCTGGGCGCGTGGAGGGAGGCCCCGCCTCCAG AGGATGCCTGTGGCTTCCCGGACAAAGTGGAGGACGGGGACTTCCTGCTGTGTGAGGAGTCCGGAAGGCGTGTGCTGGTGTTTTCCTGTCGCCATGGATTCCAGCTCCACGGGCCGGAGCAAGTTGCCTGCACCCGCCGAGGATGGGATTCCCGGCCTCCGGTCTGTAAAG ACATCAACGAGTGTGAAGACGTGATGGAACCCCCGTGCCACGCGTCTGCCCGGTGCAAGAACACCAAGGGCGGCTTCCAGTGCGAGTGCACCGACCCCTACGTGCTCGGCGAGGACGGCAGGACCTGCGTGG ACTCCGGGAGGCTCCCGCGGGCGTCCATGGTCTCCATCGTGCTGGGCGCCGTGCTCGTCTGTGGCCTGGCAGGCCTCACCTGGATGGTGGTTTGCAGGTGGTAA